The proteins below are encoded in one region of Segatella copri:
- a CDS encoding BT4734/BF3469 family protein encodes MAKKKTTEAINSEQEAMEEKEALPSFFTNLFSSASNPLPNRAVLEYNIMHSAPVKANTEGYRAMMKVDKRTAEDIKHRLPCITPSVQLKGNAKKLTDFRKETYWLMLDYDDVPPEDIAALKKKALKQPFTMVFYITVSGKGFRILLRYMRPEGCNLTATELHLLAIRKAMSMYDKLLGISSDKQCQDMVRSCGLAYDPEAYFNWNAEVLPITREEVENFEKATKQQEEQNRKRQTEAEKSRKKSPRKQEDEAPPKTLTTEEILQYVDKLAESWEERFEEHHHNSYVVRYATFCLCFGAEKEEAVKHMADKFGGEYADTERVAREIYKHTERLGTWKIRQQGEDEQKRYTSMRALLGWLGARYEMHHNTLSNQYEVRAINTGEKLYLDWTEVDTRVSNSLFVKMELDNICTTQKKLDTVIRSNFSPEFNPMEEYLKSLPKWDRKTDYIAELAHRVTVMQTGGYRHTEEDFAYAFRKWLVNMVVCWVRPDVTNQSIMVFVGKGGIFKTTFFDHLLPPHLRKYFANDSTGDYKNKDFLQMCASKAIVCLDEFSCLRGKNLDSFKSNITKRNISMRIPYAEWDCILQNNAGFCATSNEVHIIDDDENRRFLIWRIEKIKSPIDFPFNYDGIYSQAVALAQEVIEKRRKGESCDWVYWFTKEENEEIQRHNLYFRVNNYIAERINKFYRVPDADTPSEFCKFVTASDVMDRICTNPAFRQSMSNKDISKYMEVLGFKKIHRKTGNGWKVIEMRPDEIENNQKMDGSEDIPPEDLPF; translated from the coding sequence ATGGCAAAAAAGAAAACAACAGAAGCAATCAACAGTGAACAGGAAGCCATGGAGGAGAAAGAGGCCTTGCCCTCATTTTTCACTAACCTGTTTTCCTCTGCCAGCAACCCGCTCCCTAACAGAGCGGTGCTGGAGTACAACATCATGCATTCAGCACCGGTAAAAGCCAATACCGAAGGCTACAGGGCGATGATGAAGGTGGACAAGAGAACGGCAGAGGACATCAAGCACCGGCTGCCCTGCATCACACCCAGCGTGCAGCTCAAAGGTAATGCCAAGAAGCTGACCGACTTCAGAAAGGAAACCTACTGGCTGATGCTCGATTATGATGACGTGCCCCCCGAAGACATCGCGGCTCTTAAGAAAAAAGCCCTGAAACAGCCCTTCACCATGGTCTTCTACATCACCGTCTCGGGCAAGGGATTCCGCATCCTGCTCAGATATATGCGGCCTGAAGGATGCAATCTCACTGCCACCGAGCTCCACCTGCTCGCCATCAGGAAAGCCATGAGCATGTACGACAAACTGCTGGGTATCAGCAGCGACAAGCAATGCCAGGACATGGTGAGAAGCTGCGGACTGGCTTACGACCCCGAGGCTTACTTCAACTGGAATGCCGAAGTTCTCCCCATCACCCGGGAGGAGGTGGAGAACTTCGAAAAAGCCACAAAGCAACAGGAGGAACAGAACAGGAAAAGACAGACGGAGGCTGAAAAATCCAGAAAGAAAAGCCCTCGCAAACAGGAAGACGAGGCGCCACCCAAAACGCTCACCACCGAAGAGATTCTGCAGTATGTAGACAAACTGGCTGAGAGCTGGGAAGAGCGGTTTGAGGAGCATCATCACAACAGCTACGTAGTGAGATACGCCACATTCTGCCTCTGTTTCGGAGCCGAAAAGGAGGAGGCTGTGAAACACATGGCAGATAAGTTTGGCGGCGAATATGCCGATACCGAGCGGGTGGCACGAGAGATTTACAAGCATACCGAGCGGCTGGGAACCTGGAAGATAAGACAGCAGGGAGAGGATGAGCAGAAACGCTATACCAGCATGAGAGCACTGCTGGGATGGCTGGGAGCCCGATATGAAATGCACCACAACACGCTGAGCAACCAGTATGAAGTGCGCGCCATCAACACCGGAGAGAAGCTCTATCTCGACTGGACCGAAGTAGATACCCGGGTGAGCAATTCCCTGTTCGTGAAGATGGAACTGGATAACATCTGCACCACCCAGAAAAAGCTGGATACGGTAATCAGAAGTAACTTCAGTCCCGAATTCAACCCCATGGAGGAATATCTGAAGAGTCTGCCGAAATGGGACCGAAAGACTGACTATATCGCAGAATTAGCCCATCGGGTAACCGTGATGCAGACCGGCGGGTACCGCCATACGGAGGAGGATTTTGCCTATGCCTTCAGGAAATGGCTGGTCAACATGGTGGTTTGCTGGGTTCGGCCCGATGTCACCAACCAGTCTATCATGGTTTTCGTAGGCAAGGGCGGCATCTTCAAGACCACGTTTTTCGACCATCTTCTGCCGCCCCATCTGCGCAAGTATTTCGCCAACGATTCTACGGGCGACTACAAGAACAAGGATTTCCTGCAGATGTGTGCCAGCAAGGCGATAGTGTGTCTCGATGAGTTCAGCTGTCTGCGCGGCAAGAACCTGGATTCCTTCAAGAGCAACATCACGAAGCGCAACATCAGCATGCGAATCCCTTATGCCGAGTGGGACTGCATTCTGCAGAACAATGCGGGGTTCTGTGCCACGAGCAATGAGGTTCATATCATCGATGATGACGAGAACCGCCGTTTCCTCATCTGGCGCATCGAGAAGATCAAGAGTCCCATCGACTTCCCCTTCAATTACGATGGCATCTACTCCCAGGCTGTGGCACTGGCTCAGGAGGTGATAGAGAAGCGCCGCAAGGGTGAGTCCTGCGACTGGGTTTACTGGTTTACGAAGGAGGAGAATGAGGAGATACAGCGCCACAATCTTTATTTCCGTGTGAACAACTATATAGCCGAGCGCATCAACAAGTTCTATCGTGTTCCTGATGCCGATACGCCGTCCGAGTTCTGCAAGTTTGTTACGGCGAGTGATGTGATGGATCGCATCTGTACGAATCCCGCCTTCCGCCAGTCGATGTCGAACAAGGACATCTCGAAGTACATGGAGGTGCTGGGATTCAAGAAGATTCACCGCAAGACGGGCAACGGCTGGAAGGTGATAGAAATGCGTCCTGACGAGATAGAGAACAACCAGAAGATGGATGGCAGCGAGGATATTCCGCCCGAAGATCTCCCATTCTAG
- a CDS encoding Rpn family recombination-promoting nuclease/putative transposase, with protein MKQVEERYISLLTDFGFKRIFGTAMNKDLLICFLNSLFNGRQVVKDVSYLNPEHVGDVYTDRRAIFDVYCEGENGEKFIVEMQNAYQTYFKDRALFYSTFPIREQAPKGNDWDFRLNHVYTVALLNFSMNEDAFDKEKIRHHVQLCDTATHKVFYDKLEYIYVEISKFNKPLEELDTLYEKWLYALKNLYKLTQRPKELCDKVFDRLFEEAEIAKFTPQEMREYETSKMAYRDIKNSVDTAKREGLAEGIEIGMNQKALEIAKNMLAMGLSAEQVAKATQLPLDIIKNLSNS; from the coding sequence ATGAAACAGGTAGAAGAAAGATACATCAGCTTGCTGACCGACTTCGGTTTCAAGCGAATTTTTGGAACAGCAATGAACAAGGATTTGCTCATTTGCTTCCTCAACAGCTTGTTTAATGGCAGACAGGTTGTGAAGGACGTGTCGTATCTGAACCCGGAGCACGTGGGAGATGTATATACCGACCGAAGAGCCATCTTTGATGTATATTGCGAGGGCGAAAACGGCGAGAAGTTCATCGTAGAAATGCAGAATGCCTACCAGACGTATTTCAAGGATCGCGCCCTTTTCTACTCAACCTTTCCTATCCGTGAGCAGGCACCTAAGGGGAATGACTGGGATTTCAGACTCAATCATGTCTATACCGTAGCCCTGCTCAACTTCAGCATGAACGAGGACGCCTTCGACAAGGAGAAAATCCGCCATCATGTGCAGTTGTGCGACACAGCTACCCACAAAGTATTTTACGACAAGCTCGAATATATTTATGTAGAGATTTCCAAGTTCAACAAACCCCTGGAAGAACTGGATACGCTCTACGAGAAGTGGCTCTATGCACTGAAGAACCTCTATAAGCTTACCCAGCGCCCTAAAGAACTGTGCGACAAGGTTTTCGACCGCCTCTTCGAGGAAGCCGAAATAGCCAAGTTTACTCCGCAGGAAATGAGGGAGTACGAGACCAGCAAGATGGCATATCGCGACATCAAGAATTCCGTAGACACTGCCAAGCGTGAAGGTCTTGCGGAGGGTATTGAAATCGGTATGAATCAGAAAGCCCTGGAAATAGCTAAGAATATGCTGGCAATGGGACTTTCTGCCGAACAGGTTGCCAAGGCTACCCAGCTGCCTTTAGATATCATTAAGAATCTGAGCAATTCTTAA
- a CDS encoding fimbrillin family protein codes for MKRTNIHIFAAIALLFALAACTQDEAGFLPEGAEGRSIVFTATGLNPAATATAGTRAPVDGNWEGVQSVAVLMDGTVKAYDVTPSTADPTSATLTSTDPYYWTNHNDITVTAWWPYTAGETTPPAVKVKANQSTQKDFETSDLIVADGQTVTYGSPTLRFTHRTALVTIVLTDNTEGLASVQLTGLSTEGGNPDIIVPYDKGSNTYTAIVAPQSVAAGTAFITCTFTNGKTFVYKMKNATDWQAGGEYTYTVSLATARGYIIEDDGSYTVYNADGLMNIAELVNGGKTDINITLDKNIDLTGKAWTPIGTDYDNSYKGTFDGGGHTITGLTFTTNDEFAGLFGYLNRAGTVKNVVMEGVQITSNQIYGGSIGGVVGSSYGTIENCSVSGSISGTVYVGGVVGVQIGGSITGCSSSATVKGTVDVGGVTGQTNSSATLTACYATGNVIIEINPKKNIAGGSLVGMNAGISLLACYATGNVTSTGSSTGYVHIGGFLGDNYNTTVTACYWKNNHEQGIGYNTKSTKATKVDGSVVTWQKAVDAMNTALQNAGSKWRYELKGALPTLRKQ; via the coding sequence ATGAAACGAACAAACATCCATATATTCGCAGCCATCGCCCTGCTGTTCGCCCTTGCCGCCTGCACGCAGGACGAAGCGGGCTTCCTGCCTGAAGGGGCGGAAGGCAGATCCATCGTCTTCACCGCCACGGGGCTGAACCCCGCTGCGACAGCCACCGCCGGCACCCGTGCCCCGGTGGACGGCAATTGGGAGGGTGTGCAGAGCGTAGCAGTTCTGATGGACGGCACGGTGAAGGCATACGACGTAACGCCCTCCACCGCCGACCCCACCAGCGCCACGCTGACCTCCACCGACCCGTACTACTGGACCAACCACAACGACATCACCGTTACGGCGTGGTGGCCCTACACCGCTGGCGAGACAACCCCACCTGCGGTAAAAGTAAAAGCCAACCAAAGTACCCAGAAGGACTTTGAGACCAGCGACCTCATCGTAGCCGACGGACAGACGGTGACCTACGGTAGCCCCACGCTCCGCTTCACCCACCGCACGGCGCTGGTGACCATCGTTCTGACGGACAACACCGAGGGGCTGGCATCCGTGCAGCTGACGGGTCTCTCCACCGAAGGCGGCAACCCGGATATAATCGTCCCGTATGACAAGGGCAGCAACACCTACACCGCCATCGTAGCCCCGCAAAGTGTGGCAGCTGGCACGGCCTTCATTACCTGCACCTTCACTAACGGCAAGACCTTCGTTTATAAGATGAAGAATGCTACCGACTGGCAGGCGGGCGGTGAATATACCTACACCGTCTCCCTCGCTACGGCAAGAGGCTATATCATAGAGGACGACGGCAGCTACACGGTCTATAACGCCGACGGTCTGATGAATATAGCCGAATTAGTGAACGGAGGTAAGACCGACATAAACATTACCCTCGACAAAAACATTGACCTCACCGGCAAAGCCTGGACGCCGATAGGCACAGACTACGACAACTCATACAAAGGCACCTTCGATGGTGGCGGCCATACCATTACGGGGCTGACCTTTACGACAAATGACGAATTTGCGGGTCTGTTCGGCTATCTCAATAGAGCTGGTACGGTGAAGAACGTGGTGATGGAGGGCGTACAGATAACAAGCAATCAAATATATGGCGGCAGTATTGGCGGCGTGGTAGGATCTAGCTATGGCACCATTGAAAACTGCTCGGTGTCGGGCAGCATCAGCGGCACGGTGTATGTCGGCGGTGTGGTGGGTGTTCAAATAGGCGGTTCCATCACCGGATGCAGCTCCTCTGCCACAGTGAAGGGAACGGTCGATGTCGGCGGCGTGACAGGTCAGACGAATTCGAGTGCCACCCTGACCGCTTGCTATGCCACAGGCAACGTGATCATAGAAATAAACCCCAAAAAGAATATCGCTGGCGGCAGTCTGGTGGGAATGAACGCAGGAATCAGCCTCCTTGCCTGCTATGCCACGGGCAACGTAACCAGTACGGGTAGTAGCACTGGCTATGTACATATCGGCGGCTTTTTGGGAGATAACTATAATACCACCGTGACCGCCTGCTATTGGAAGAACAATCATGAACAAGGTATCGGCTACAATACGAAAAGCACCAAAGCCACGAAGGTGGACGGCTCTGTCGTTACTTGGCAGAAAGCCGTCGATGCCATGAACACCGCCTTGCAGAACGCAGGCTCAAAGTGGCGTTACGAACTTAAAGGAGCATTGCCTACCTTGAGGAAGCAGTAA
- a CDS encoding fimbrillin family protein, producing the protein MRHRLFIPAATALLFALAACTQDELADDSRLSKEEYPIVIHATGLSVEATPSTRASVDGDWVDVNSVALKIGDAVKEYTVTATDADGYKSATLSRENDPYYWISRNPITVSAWWPLDNTDITQMPVVKVAEDQSKLADFQKSDFISAENQTVKFDDPTLGFTHRTARVAIELKPGTGFTSVAGATVSLVSLSADNGNPTAIKTYNASGNTYEALTAPQTVAAGKPFVKVELGSGTFYFRPQNDVVLEAGNRYKYTVRVNTTGLTLEGCTIGSWADGGGESGAAEDLGYIYDSNTNTYTVYNADGLLAWNKAIQEDESINCTLTADIDLTGKKWTRLDTWPGYSGVFNGQGHRITGLNFSAASFGLFYFLNVSGVIKNLQLIDVNLDGSSGGAAGMVDRNHGQIIACSVTGKLTVHSGGITNANYGDIIACWFDGTLIDESGCGTLVRFNYKNITSCYWGGNTGQGVLRNEGGTVVATKVDGATVKWQTAVDGMNPALTGNDYQWALGTDGLPVLKRNNNNP; encoded by the coding sequence ATGAGACATAGATTATTTATCCCCGCAGCCACCGCACTGCTGTTCGCCCTCGCCGCCTGCACACAGGACGAACTGGCTGACGATAGCCGTCTGTCCAAAGAGGAATACCCAATAGTCATCCATGCCACCGGACTGTCCGTGGAGGCAACGCCATCAACCCGTGCATCCGTGGACGGCGACTGGGTGGACGTCAATTCCGTGGCACTCAAGATTGGCGATGCGGTAAAGGAATACACCGTTACGGCTACGGATGCCGACGGATACAAGAGTGCTACGCTCTCACGCGAGAACGACCCGTACTACTGGATCAGCCGCAACCCAATTACCGTATCGGCATGGTGGCCCTTGGATAATACAGACATCACACAGATGCCTGTCGTGAAGGTTGCCGAAGACCAGAGCAAATTGGCTGACTTCCAGAAAAGCGACTTCATTTCCGCCGAAAACCAGACGGTGAAATTTGACGACCCGACACTTGGATTTACCCACCGCACGGCACGCGTCGCAATCGAACTGAAGCCCGGCACGGGATTCACGAGCGTCGCCGGTGCCACGGTGAGCCTCGTGAGCCTTTCCGCCGATAACGGCAACCCGACCGCCATCAAGACTTACAACGCAAGCGGAAACACCTACGAGGCACTGACCGCCCCGCAGACCGTTGCGGCAGGCAAGCCGTTCGTCAAGGTGGAACTCGGCAGCGGCACCTTCTACTTCCGCCCGCAGAACGACGTCGTATTAGAAGCGGGCAACCGCTATAAATACACCGTCAGGGTGAACACCACTGGCTTGACGTTAGAGGGTTGCACCATCGGCAGCTGGGCTGACGGCGGCGGCGAGAGCGGCGCAGCCGAGGATTTGGGCTACATCTACGACAGCAACACCAATACCTACACGGTCTATAACGCCGACGGCCTGCTGGCATGGAACAAAGCCATACAAGAAGATGAATCGATAAATTGCACCCTCACCGCCGACATCGACCTGACGGGTAAGAAATGGACACGTTTAGACACATGGCCAGGCTACTCCGGCGTCTTTAATGGGCAGGGACACCGCATTACGGGATTAAACTTTTCAGCAGCGAGTTTTGGACTTTTTTATTTTTTAAATGTAAGTGGAGTGATAAAGAACCTACAACTCATAGATGTGAATCTGGATGGCAGTAGTGGAGGAGCTGCTGGAATGGTGGACCGAAATCATGGCCAAATCATTGCCTGCTCTGTGACGGGAAAACTTACTGTACATAGTGGTGGTATAACCAATGCAAATTATGGCGATATCATCGCTTGCTGGTTCGACGGCACATTGATAGATGAGTCTGGCTGTGGAACTCTAGTGCGTTTCAACTACAAGAATATAACTTCCTGCTATTGGGGAGGCAATACCGGGCAAGGAGTACTCCGTAATGAAGGAGGAACGGTAGTTGCCACGAAGGTGGACGGCGCGACCGTGAAATGGCAGACAGCCGTCGACGGCATGAACCCCGCCCTCACCGGCAACGACTACCAGTGGGCACTCGGCACCGACGGCCTGCCCGTACTGAAAAGAAACAATAACAACCCCTAA
- a CDS encoding fimbrillin family protein — protein sequence MTKFFALALLAGAMVSCSTEDTASTTANGKVAVQFTGGISVNTRASGTTWDNGDRIGITDIGNDTRYGNVPFILKNGKFEAEGKVIYFEDTKTHTFRAYYPYNAAGGIITATTDATAQLNQPAIDFLFASGATGDKSSPVVSFTDKTYKGGEDNSFHHRMSRITLTFEAGDGVDFSVVKPERYTLDGLLLTGTFNTADGIATADNGLQTGELTMNLADGNLTSSIILFPQTVASLPLVVNYKGQEYPATLTMPDGALLAGNNYTYTVKVSNKVLEVSEATIAKWNDIDGGEVDADL from the coding sequence ATGACGAAGTTTTTCGCCCTTGCACTCTTAGCAGGTGCAATGGTTTCATGCAGTACAGAAGATACAGCTTCTACAACAGCAAATGGTAAGGTAGCCGTGCAGTTTACTGGTGGTATCAGCGTAAACACCCGTGCCAGCGGAACCACTTGGGACAACGGTGACCGTATCGGCATCACCGATATCGGCAACGATACCCGGTACGGCAACGTGCCTTTCATCCTGAAGAACGGGAAATTTGAGGCAGAAGGAAAGGTTATCTATTTCGAAGATACAAAGACCCATACTTTCCGCGCCTACTATCCGTACAACGCGGCGGGAGGCATCATCACAGCCACGACCGATGCCACGGCGCAGCTGAACCAGCCTGCCATCGACTTCCTCTTTGCTTCAGGAGCCACGGGAGACAAAAGCAGCCCGGTGGTGAGCTTTACCGACAAAACCTACAAAGGCGGTGAAGACAACTCCTTCCACCACCGCATGAGCCGGATAACCCTTACCTTCGAGGCGGGCGATGGTGTGGATTTCAGCGTGGTCAAGCCTGAACGTTACACGCTGGACGGATTGTTACTCACCGGTACGTTCAACACGGCCGACGGTATTGCCACCGCAGACAACGGACTACAGACCGGAGAACTGACCATGAATCTGGCAGACGGCAATCTCACGTCATCGATCATCCTCTTCCCGCAGACAGTTGCATCCCTGCCGTTGGTTGTGAATTACAAAGGTCAGGAATATCCTGCCACACTCACCATGCCCGATGGCGCACTGCTGGCGGGCAACAACTACACCTATACTGTCAAGGTGAGCAACAAAGTCCTTGAAGTCAGCGAAGCCACCATTGCAAAGTGGAACGATATAGACGGTGGAGAAGTGGATGCTGACCTGTAA
- a CDS encoding FimB/Mfa2 family fimbrial subunit translates to MKAKRRFNIWLWVLLCVPCLLTSCDHDVHDDKEESGLSVSLIWADEADQGTEVKDVKLWIFNANDGSLVEEKQYGGAQEVASQRFALPEGHYQILAITNLIEPFFTTDQTRSLTNWNNIQIGLTNPKDVKHNAYFGVADVKIDNKEGSYVVQTPIKSVLSELTIIIENIPKGTEMSGKALDCAWCLFPTLKNSDGDYGLPSIEPTEVELPTLLATESTLKSEVIRLMPTIQGSPASHVYLRLLLPNGTLQEFDITAPKMNVGGKYELRFKYEEMQPKMNLEATINGWTNLNNEVETK, encoded by the coding sequence ATGAAAGCAAAAAGAAGATTTAATATTTGGTTATGGGTGCTGTTATGCGTCCCATGCCTGTTGACAAGTTGCGACCATGATGTTCATGATGACAAGGAAGAAAGCGGCTTGTCGGTATCGCTCATTTGGGCTGATGAAGCCGACCAAGGTACGGAAGTGAAAGACGTGAAGCTCTGGATATTCAATGCCAATGACGGCTCGCTTGTAGAGGAAAAACAATATGGCGGTGCACAGGAGGTGGCAAGCCAACGCTTCGCTCTTCCTGAAGGGCATTATCAGATATTGGCTATTACCAATCTCATAGAGCCATTTTTCACCACTGACCAGACCCGGTCTTTGACCAACTGGAACAATATCCAGATAGGCTTGACCAATCCTAAAGATGTGAAGCATAATGCCTATTTCGGAGTTGCCGATGTGAAGATAGACAACAAGGAAGGCAGCTATGTGGTGCAAACCCCTATAAAGAGCGTGCTTTCGGAACTGACCATCATCATCGAGAACATACCGAAAGGCACAGAGATGAGTGGCAAGGCTTTGGATTGTGCCTGGTGTCTGTTCCCAACACTGAAGAACAGTGATGGAGACTACGGTTTGCCGAGCATAGAGCCAACGGAAGTGGAACTCCCTACCCTCCTGGCTACGGAATCAACCCTGAAATCGGAAGTCATCCGACTGATGCCAACCATACAGGGAAGCCCCGCCTCTCATGTTTATCTCCGCCTCTTGCTGCCTAACGGGACCTTGCAGGAGTTTGACATCACTGCTCCTAAGATGAATGTTGGTGGAAAGTATGAACTAAGGTTCAAGTACGAAGAAATGCAGCCGAAGATGAATCTGGAAGCTACCATCAACGGTTGGACAAACCTCAACAATGAAGTAGAAACCAAATAA
- a CDS encoding ATP-binding protein yields the protein MAKMVNFYPVGIQTFSNIREGNYLYIDKTQYIVDFREKKMKYVFLSRPRRFGKSLFASTLQAYFEGRKELFEGLAIADYEKDWVKHPVLHFDLSGAKHMGVEQLERYLADMLEEQETIWGYKTHQVDANLRLKDLVKEAYKQTGKKVVIIIDEYDAPLLDVVHEKENLKPLRLIMQNFYSPIKMLDPYLEFTFITGITKFSQLSIFSELNNLDNISMFDQYSAICGISKKELTTQMKPDIEALGEDLGMTYEECLAELTRFYDGYHFSKKSEDVFNPFSLVKALNARDIAPYWFGSGTPTYLIKTLQKYHVNVMDIEKKSCDVDDFDVSPEMMTSALPLLYQSGYLTIKKYNPMLQRYTLEYPNREVKIGMLKSLAPNYLSPISLDNNSLVGDFLEMLYEADVEGAMVRLKAYLASISNRLSNKNERDFQTVFYLIFNLMGAHMRVEEDSAIGRADAVVYMPDAVFVFELKYDGSAEEAIRQIDEKGYLIPYSADGKRLFKIGVNYDSTQRTIGDWIIKE from the coding sequence ATGGCAAAAATGGTAAATTTCTATCCTGTAGGAATACAAACATTCTCGAATATCAGAGAGGGTAATTATCTCTATATAGATAAGACCCAATACATCGTGGATTTTCGAGAGAAAAAAATGAAGTATGTCTTTCTGAGTCGTCCAAGACGATTCGGAAAGTCGCTCTTTGCATCTACCCTCCAGGCCTATTTCGAGGGAAGGAAAGAACTTTTTGAGGGATTGGCCATTGCTGATTATGAGAAGGATTGGGTGAAGCACCCTGTGCTGCATTTCGACCTGAGCGGCGCCAAGCACATGGGAGTGGAACAGCTGGAAAGATACCTGGCTGATATGCTTGAAGAGCAGGAGACAATCTGGGGATATAAGACGCATCAGGTGGACGCTAACCTCCGTTTGAAAGACCTGGTGAAAGAAGCATACAAGCAGACGGGTAAGAAGGTAGTGATTATCATTGATGAATATGATGCCCCTTTGCTGGATGTAGTGCATGAAAAGGAAAATTTGAAACCGCTGCGCCTCATCATGCAGAACTTCTATAGTCCCATCAAGATGCTCGACCCATACTTGGAGTTTACCTTCATCACGGGTATCACCAAGTTCTCGCAGCTCAGCATCTTCAGCGAACTGAATAACCTCGATAACATCAGTATGTTCGACCAGTATTCGGCTATTTGCGGTATCAGCAAGAAGGAACTTACCACTCAGATGAAACCGGATATAGAGGCATTGGGAGAAGACCTGGGTATGACGTATGAGGAGTGCCTGGCAGAGCTGACAAGATTCTACGACGGCTATCATTTCAGTAAGAAATCTGAAGATGTATTCAATCCGTTCAGCCTGGTAAAGGCACTGAATGCACGGGATATTGCTCCTTACTGGTTTGGCTCGGGTACGCCGACTTATCTTATCAAGACGCTGCAGAAGTATCACGTCAATGTGATGGATATTGAGAAGAAATCATGTGATGTGGATGACTTTGATGTTTCGCCAGAAATGATGACTTCTGCGCTTCCGTTGCTCTATCAGAGTGGTTATCTCACCATCAAGAAGTATAACCCGATGCTGCAACGTTATACCTTGGAATATCCTAACAGAGAGGTTAAGATTGGCATGCTCAAGAGTCTTGCACCTAACTATCTTTCACCAATATCTTTGGATAATAATAGTCTGGTAGGTGATTTTCTGGAAATGCTCTATGAGGCAGACGTTGAGGGAGCGATGGTGCGCCTGAAGGCTTATCTTGCCAGCATTTCCAACCGTTTGAGCAATAAGAACGAACGGGATTTCCAGACGGTGTTCTATCTTATCTTTAACCTGATGGGAGCACACATGAGGGTAGAGGAGGATAGTGCGATAGGCAGGGCTGATGCAGTGGTGTATATGCCTGATGCCGTATTTGTTTTCGAGTTGAAATATGATGGTTCAGCCGAGGAAGCTATCAGACAGATAGATGAAAAGGGATATCTGATTCCATATTCTGCCGATGGTAAGCGTCTGTTTAAGATTGGTGTAAATTATGACAGCACACAGCGGACGATAGGTGATTGGATTATCAAGGAATAG
- a CDS encoding DedA family protein, whose amino-acid sequence MNTAELFLWILDNLNYWVVILFMAIESSFVPFPSEVVVPPAAWKAMDPDSGMSFILVIVFATIGANIGALINYYLAKWVGRPIIYRFADSRIGHMCLIDRQKVEVAEEFFRKHGAASTIFGRLVPAVRQLISIPAGLAGMHVGKFLLYTTIGAGIWNTVLATIGWGIYQYTDYKTTQDVYQQALKYSHELGYIILALAVVIVAFLAYKGLKKK is encoded by the coding sequence ATGAATACAGCAGAGCTTTTTCTTTGGATACTAGACAATTTAAATTACTGGGTAGTAATCCTTTTCATGGCTATCGAGAGTTCATTCGTCCCATTCCCATCAGAGGTGGTTGTTCCACCTGCAGCATGGAAAGCCATGGATCCTGATAGCGGAATGTCGTTTATCCTAGTCATCGTATTTGCCACCATTGGTGCCAATATCGGTGCACTTATCAACTATTATTTAGCTAAATGGGTAGGCCGCCCTATCATCTACCGTTTTGCCGACAGCCGCATCGGACATATGTGCCTGATAGACCGCCAAAAGGTAGAAGTTGCAGAAGAGTTTTTCCGCAAGCATGGAGCCGCATCCACTATTTTTGGGCGCCTGGTACCAGCTGTTCGCCAGTTAATCAGCATTCCAGCCGGTTTGGCAGGCATGCATGTAGGCAAATTCTTGCTCTATACCACAATCGGTGCTGGCATCTGGAATACTGTTTTAGCAACCATCGGTTGGGGTATTTACCAATATACAGACTATAAAACAACTCAAGATGTATATCAGCAGGCATTAAAGTATAGTCATGAGCTCGGTTACATCATCTTGGCTCTTGCCGTTGTTATTGTAGCTTTCCTTGCATACAAGGGGCTCAAGAAGAAATAA